A genomic region of Fusarium oxysporum Fo47 chromosome VI, complete sequence contains the following coding sequences:
- a CDS encoding uncharacterized protein (expressed protein): MPFGRRGIVCRSLWCIRQICLCATVQDLYSGDKSRCIWRLCRQVVNDQSREIVNGCIVMSDATASGFFWASVRNDVEMKWGKRGACKCSLDGRGVIFCSFSFAEMLSQELSKSLRQLKMPDRVRRRIDRGDEHGRIIAVVGRQWRQGRSFTSRTKRCCAVIT, translated from the coding sequence ATGCCTTTTGGGCGTCGGGGGATTGTGTGCCGTTCATTGTGGTGTATTCGTCAAATCTGCCTGTGCGCGACAGTGCAGGATCTGTATTCTGGGGACAAGTCGAGATGTATCTGGCGTCTGTGTCGCCAGGTCGTAAATGATCAGAGTCGTGAAATCGTCAATGGGTGTATCGTAATGTCGGATGCGACAGCTTCTGGGTTCTTTTGGGCGTCGGTAAGAAATGATGTCGAGATGAAGTGGGGGAAGAGGGGCGCTTGTAAGTGCTCGCTCGATGGACGTGGGGTTATTTtctgttctttttctttcgcGGAGATGCTTTCTCAAGAATTATCAAAATCGCTCAGACAGTTGAAGATGCCGGACAGAGTCAGGAGAAGAATAGATCGGGGAGATGAGCACGGTAGGATAATTGCGGTCGTGGGGCGGCAGTGGCGTCAAGGTAGATCTTTTACAAGTCGAACCAAAAGATGTTGCGCAGTAATAACCTAG